In Chitinophaga sp. HK235, a single window of DNA contains:
- a CDS encoding sigma-70 family RNA polymerase sigma factor, giving the protein MHQQLTNLSDKDLISRARKADREAEGVLMDRYSHLLVAITLPYLKKAPNPDPNVVFPSLLQRLSASLKTQTIYKANEWILHVQKGYFSNPDKNIPFYPSRDGRDLLHIENKVEKAGTNIIDRQDLAVRLEQALQRMNADDRDLITQFYIDNKSFADLTAAKGLTREKLRNQLKAAKGKLAKLYMNQGYV; this is encoded by the coding sequence ATGCATCAACAGTTAACCAATTTATCAGATAAGGACCTTATATCCCGTGCCCGTAAAGCAGACCGGGAAGCAGAAGGCGTACTAATGGACAGATACAGTCATTTGCTGGTGGCCATTACCCTGCCTTATCTGAAAAAAGCCCCGAATCCGGACCCCAACGTAGTATTCCCCTCTCTTTTACAACGGCTCAGCGCCAGTCTTAAAACGCAGACTATCTACAAGGCCAACGAATGGATTTTGCATGTACAGAAAGGATATTTCAGTAATCCAGACAAAAATATTCCTTTCTACCCGTCACGGGATGGCAGGGACCTGCTGCATATTGAGAACAAAGTAGAGAAAGCAGGTACCAACATCATCGACCGCCAGGATCTGGCTGTAAGGCTGGAACAGGCGCTGCAACGGATGAATGCAGATGACCGCGATCTGATAACACAGTTCTATATTGATAATAAAAGCTTTGCCGATCTGACCGCTGCCAAAGGATTGACGCGTGAAAAACTCAGAAACCAGCTGAAAGCAGCCAAGGGGAAACTAGCCAAGCTATATATGAATCAGGGATATGTTTAG
- a CDS encoding C40 family peptidase, which translates to MPYAIVVVPVAPLRATPAHRSEMISQLLWGEGVEIINTAPDGWVEVVNQYDGYSGWASLSHLEEVPEDVYHHPATHYFSDWINEVHVNGRPMMVPFGCLLKGYTNLTAKWGNVTVTLQEKPHILSPTGSPVDPKRLLADAMKFLNTAYLWGGRNVFGVDCSGFVQNVFKLSGVPLLRDASQQATQGTTVDFLQETRLGDLAFFDNPEGKITHVGLLLNDHEIMHASGKVRIDPIDNQGIINADTQIRTHQLRIIKRLF; encoded by the coding sequence ATGCCATACGCTATTGTTGTGGTGCCTGTGGCGCCACTGAGAGCCACGCCAGCACACAGAAGTGAAATGATCTCTCAGCTGCTCTGGGGAGAAGGAGTGGAGATCATCAACACAGCCCCGGACGGATGGGTGGAAGTGGTTAACCAATATGACGGATATTCCGGCTGGGCCTCCCTTTCCCATCTGGAAGAAGTGCCGGAAGATGTTTACCACCATCCCGCCACCCATTATTTCTCCGACTGGATCAATGAAGTACATGTCAATGGTCGCCCGATGATGGTGCCTTTTGGTTGTCTGCTGAAAGGATATACCAACCTCACCGCTAAATGGGGAAATGTGACGGTCACCTTACAGGAAAAGCCACATATATTATCACCTACGGGTAGCCCGGTTGATCCTAAACGATTGCTCGCAGATGCCATGAAATTCCTGAATACGGCTTATCTCTGGGGGGGTAGGAATGTCTTTGGGGTCGACTGTTCCGGCTTTGTGCAGAACGTATTCAAGTTGTCGGGTGTACCGCTGCTGCGGGATGCTTCCCAGCAGGCTACACAAGGTACAACGGTTGACTTTTTACAGGAAACCAGGCTGGGGGACCTTGCATTTTTCGATAATCCGGAAGGAAAAATCACCCATGTCGGACTTTTACTCAATGATCACGAAATAATGCATGCTTCCGGTAAGGTACGCATCGATCCTATCGATAACCAGGGCATCATTAATGCAGATACACAGATAAGAACGCACCAGCTGCGGATTATCAAACGGCTGTTTTAG
- a CDS encoding DUF4878 domain-containing protein, whose protein sequence is MTNYRRILTLAVMGILLLSSCKKRATPQEVALAFMHAIQDSNFDQARDYATKESQQVIQIYSIFDGRRSDAEREKIRKAKIEVVGIEENGDKASVTILNSSAHQKEVLQLVKEGGQWKISLTFESIIPNYIPPATQGLDSTTVLTPDTTSGGMAVPAVK, encoded by the coding sequence ATGACCAATTATCGTCGAATTCTGACACTGGCAGTGATGGGAATACTGCTGCTGAGCAGCTGTAAGAAACGGGCCACCCCACAAGAGGTAGCACTGGCGTTTATGCACGCTATACAGGATTCGAACTTCGACCAGGCAAGGGATTATGCCACCAAAGAATCCCAACAGGTAATACAGATCTATTCCATTTTTGACGGACGCCGCAGTGATGCGGAGCGCGAAAAAATAAGGAAAGCCAAAATTGAAGTAGTAGGCATAGAAGAAAATGGAGACAAGGCTTCTGTTACCATCCTCAATTCATCCGCCCACCAGAAGGAAGTACTTCAGCTGGTAAAAGAAGGCGGTCAATGGAAGATTTCACTGACATTTGAAAGTATAATACCTAACTATATTCCACCAGCCACCCAGGGGCTGGATTCCACCACCGTGCTGACACCAGATACCACTAGCGGTGGTATGGCGGTTCCTGCAGTTAAATAA
- a CDS encoding tetratricopeptide repeat protein codes for MFSSKPNNEKILKVFSSIRCLNKDQLPRYMDGRLTDVEKHLVEQHLADCDLCFDALQALEQEGAPEQYQELTGKLQRYIQDSIQPVSHVHKVAQYTKKEKNKESMLVYFWLIAFIAIGVASVYVLRGHLRNQPPAPPHMLSTQPAAKDTTPATPPTEVTEQPIVTGGHPNTPATTTNKTGGGTSTTPATATPKAPAAIPTLPNVITKADSVAKAKAAALKAQHKKHVADSIRKTILIQKQQQDSLKKAKENVKDTENKSQVPVPEIKPEPKRDTKETEPKKDTERKQEPINSDEYLYRAAMVYQQQGNLSEAIDRYRRIAANSTGKYVEMASYQLAICYRSKGQMAKARRMFKEVIRMEGSLKNNAQQALDSM; via the coding sequence ATGTTTAGTAGTAAACCAAACAATGAAAAAATCCTAAAGGTATTTTCCAGTATCCGTTGCCTCAACAAAGACCAGCTGCCACGCTATATGGACGGAAGGCTGACAGACGTTGAAAAACACCTGGTAGAACAACACCTCGCCGACTGCGATCTCTGTTTTGATGCCCTGCAGGCACTGGAACAGGAAGGCGCTCCGGAACAATACCAGGAACTTACCGGAAAACTCCAGCGTTATATACAGGACAGTATACAACCGGTTTCCCATGTCCATAAGGTGGCACAATACACCAAAAAGGAGAAAAACAAGGAGAGCATGCTGGTGTATTTCTGGCTGATCGCCTTTATAGCTATCGGTGTGGCCAGCGTATATGTATTGCGCGGACACCTGCGCAACCAGCCACCGGCACCGCCCCATATGCTTTCTACCCAACCGGCAGCCAAAGATACCACTCCGGCCACTCCCCCTACAGAAGTAACCGAACAGCCTATCGTGACCGGAGGACATCCCAATACGCCGGCAACTACAACGAATAAAACCGGAGGTGGCACCAGCACCACACCTGCCACCGCAACACCTAAGGCTCCGGCTGCCATACCCACACTGCCCAACGTCATCACCAAAGCAGACTCTGTTGCCAAAGCCAAAGCTGCTGCCCTGAAGGCCCAGCACAAAAAACACGTGGCCGATAGTATCCGTAAAACAATTCTCATCCAAAAACAGCAGCAGGATTCCCTCAAAAAAGCAAAGGAAAATGTAAAAGATACAGAGAATAAATCGCAGGTACCGGTTCCGGAAATCAAACCAGAACCTAAACGCGATACAAAAGAAACTGAACCTAAAAAAGACACCGAAAGAAAACAGGAACCCATCAATAGCGACGAATACCTCTATAGGGCTGCCATGGTATACCAACAACAGGGCAATCTCAGCGAAGCCATCGACAGATACCGGCGAATTGCTGCCAACAGCACCGGTAAATACGTGGAAATGGCCAGCTACCAGCTCGCTATCTGCTATCGCAGCAAAGGCCAGATGGCTAAAGCCCGCCGCATGTTCAAGGAAGTGATCCGTATGGAAGGCTCCCTCAAAAATAATGCACAGCAGGCTCTGGACAGCATGTAA
- a CDS encoding PAS domain-containing protein, which yields MLEQHYRHLQQLEAAVNACALSVNIDAAECITTLNTRMANALQRSPENITGQNFREFLTPADEAQWTQIWQQLLAGKPVQEQVCFLLHGHTACWLEVAINPVMDAGGSMMECLLIGLDITDRKLPELQVMEDEQYFRQILENLPIGLQQFTPDGVCVEMNSRQREIWGTQHAFLTVPGYKWLEDRFYRLNGLARMFEEARDTGKTLKREILLNYTEKTYGNVTRLSPLYYEATIFAVTDRQSRMSNYFLILDDITEKKVAEISLQKSERLLDNIIENLPIGYIQFDNFGFIRRINQTQRFFFNSPHPAARRNFNVMNDELATRFELDKLFLQALEEGKPLRVEKQIDFSEDERWTTVGREVYLDLTVFPVIEPVDKEMIVVALVNDITDKKMQELENIKNQQFLLQTGEIGRIGGWELDVETRKVRWSYESYKIHDCDPNMPITFESAMDFYTPEARHMLDGLVKQCLESGKPFDAQLSIVTAGEQTKRVRSIGQPGYSNGKLVRIFGVVQDVTEQSEIKEALTRNTELMRLFFDTIDMGYAAMEKDGKLNFLNQKAEKMIGQKVEMGSNIFEVFPRLSGTVFYARLQECIHLQLSQSFGIYFPKPDKWYDFLLTPMQDGGISVFMRDITESRKMQKDLRKANDQLSNLNKNLVNQNKQLEDFAHITSHNLRAPIANLRALMQMHNEATSQQERELYLGMLHEVIKKIDETLNDLVEVVQIRKDVNVEKERLSFTDRLQKVKDILLVDIETSNIRITDDFDQAPVIEYPRVYLDSILQNFITNAIRYRSPERSPELHIQTRKENENIVLTVQDNGVGIDMERFGNKLFGFRKTFHRNKDAKGIGLFITKTQVEAMGGSIKAESSLGHGTKFIITFRPE from the coding sequence ATGCTGGAACAGCATTACCGGCACCTGCAGCAACTCGAAGCTGCCGTCAATGCATGTGCATTGTCTGTGAATATAGATGCCGCTGAGTGCATTACTACCCTGAATACGAGGATGGCAAATGCTTTGCAACGATCGCCGGAAAATATCACCGGCCAGAACTTCAGGGAGTTTTTAACACCTGCCGATGAGGCACAATGGACTCAGATATGGCAGCAGCTCCTCGCCGGCAAACCCGTGCAGGAACAAGTCTGCTTTCTGTTGCACGGCCATACCGCCTGCTGGCTGGAAGTGGCCATCAACCCTGTTATGGACGCCGGCGGATCCATGATGGAATGCCTCCTCATTGGCCTCGATATCACCGACCGTAAACTACCCGAACTCCAGGTAATGGAGGACGAACAATACTTCCGCCAGATACTCGAAAACCTGCCCATTGGCCTGCAACAGTTCACTCCCGATGGTGTCTGTGTGGAAATGAACAGCCGCCAGCGCGAGATATGGGGTACACAGCATGCCTTCCTTACCGTCCCCGGCTATAAATGGCTGGAGGATCGTTTCTACCGACTCAACGGCCTCGCCAGAATGTTTGAAGAAGCCAGAGATACCGGCAAAACACTCAAACGCGAAATACTACTCAACTACACTGAAAAAACCTACGGCAACGTCACCCGCCTCTCTCCGCTGTATTACGAAGCCACCATCTTTGCGGTCACCGATCGGCAAAGCAGGATGTCCAACTATTTCCTCATCCTCGACGACATTACGGAAAAAAAAGTGGCCGAAATCAGCCTCCAGAAAAGCGAAAGACTACTCGACAATATCATCGAAAACCTTCCTATCGGGTATATACAATTCGATAATTTCGGTTTCATTCGCCGTATCAATCAAACCCAGCGCTTTTTCTTCAACTCGCCACATCCAGCTGCCCGCCGCAATTTCAACGTGATGAACGATGAACTGGCCACCCGCTTCGAACTGGACAAACTCTTCCTCCAGGCGCTGGAAGAAGGAAAGCCCCTGCGTGTGGAAAAACAAATCGATTTCAGCGAGGACGAACGCTGGACCACGGTCGGCCGCGAAGTATATCTCGACCTCACCGTCTTCCCGGTCATAGAACCGGTAGACAAGGAAATGATTGTAGTGGCCCTTGTGAATGATATCACCGATAAAAAAATGCAGGAGCTGGAAAATATCAAAAACCAGCAATTCCTCCTGCAAACCGGCGAAATAGGCAGAATTGGCGGTTGGGAACTCGATGTGGAAACCAGAAAAGTACGCTGGTCTTATGAGTCGTATAAGATCCACGACTGTGACCCCAATATGCCCATCACCTTCGAATCGGCCATGGACTTCTATACACCGGAAGCCCGCCATATGCTGGACGGCCTGGTGAAACAATGCCTGGAATCCGGCAAACCGTTCGATGCCCAGCTGAGCATCGTTACCGCCGGCGAACAAACCAAAAGGGTACGCTCCATCGGACAGCCAGGCTACAGCAACGGTAAACTGGTACGTATCTTCGGTGTAGTACAGGATGTTACCGAACAATCCGAGATCAAGGAGGCATTAACCCGGAATACAGAGCTGATGCGCCTTTTCTTCGATACCATCGATATGGGCTATGCGGCCATGGAAAAAGATGGCAAGCTAAACTTCCTCAATCAGAAAGCGGAAAAAATGATCGGACAGAAAGTAGAAATGGGCAGCAACATCTTTGAGGTGTTCCCCAGACTGTCTGGTACCGTGTTTTACGCCCGCTTGCAGGAATGTATACATCTTCAGCTGTCACAGTCTTTCGGCATCTACTTCCCCAAACCCGACAAGTGGTACGACTTCCTGCTCACACCTATGCAGGACGGCGGTATCTCCGTGTTTATGCGGGATATCACCGAGAGCCGGAAAATGCAGAAAGACCTGCGCAAGGCCAACGATCAGTTGTCTAACCTGAATAAGAACCTGGTCAACCAGAACAAGCAGCTGGAAGACTTCGCCCATATTACATCACACAATCTGCGTGCGCCTATTGCCAACCTGCGTGCACTGATGCAGATGCATAATGAAGCTACCTCCCAACAGGAGCGGGAACTTTATCTGGGCATGTTGCATGAGGTGATAAAAAAAATTGATGAAACACTCAACGACCTGGTGGAAGTGGTGCAGATACGGAAGGATGTGAATGTGGAAAAGGAAAGGTTGTCGTTTACCGACCGTTTACAGAAAGTAAAAGATATTCTGCTGGTAGATATTGAAACCAGCAATATCCGGATCACAGATGATTTTGATCAGGCGCCGGTAATAGAGTATCCACGGGTATATCTCGACAGTATCCTGCAGAACTTTATTACCAACGCTATCCGTTACCGTTCACCGGAACGTTCACCGGAGCTGCACATACAAACCCGGAAGGAAAATGAAAACATTGTGCTGACAGTGCAGGACAATGGTGTTGGTATCGATATGGAGCGTTTTGGCAATAAATTATTTGGCTTCAGAAAAACATTTCACCGTAACAAAGACGCCAAGGGAATCGGCCTGTTTATTACCAAAACACAGGTAGAAGCGATGGGTGGAAGTATTAAGGCAGAAAGCAGCCTGGGCCATGGAACAAAATTTATTATTACATTTAGGCCGGAATAA
- the purE gene encoding 5-(carboxyamino)imidazole ribonucleotide mutase: MRVLIIMGSESDKPVMEESQKYLQYFGIESEMVVASAHRNPDKVRELCITAQEKGFGVVIAAAGMAAALPGVVSAYTSLPVLGVPLEGGLPGGVDALYSIVQMPAGLPVGTLAVGKAGARNAAVLCARILGLGNKDVAAKVEAFKQNGYRI; the protein is encoded by the coding sequence ATGAGAGTTTTGATTATCATGGGTTCTGAGAGTGACAAACCGGTAATGGAAGAGTCACAGAAGTATCTGCAATACTTTGGCATTGAGAGTGAAATGGTTGTAGCCTCTGCACATCGTAATCCTGACAAAGTAAGAGAACTGTGTATCACAGCGCAGGAGAAAGGTTTTGGAGTGGTAATTGCCGCGGCTGGCATGGCTGCAGCGTTGCCTGGCGTTGTATCTGCCTATACATCATTACCTGTATTGGGCGTACCTTTGGAAGGAGGTTTACCTGGAGGAGTAGATGCACTGTATTCTATTGTTCAGATGCCGGCAGGCTTACCAGTAGGCACTTTGGCCGTAGGTAAAGCCGGAGCACGCAATGCTGCTGTTCTGTGTGCACGCATCCTGGGTCTGGGCAATAAAGACGTTGCCGCTAAAGTAGAAGCATTCAAACAAAACGGTTACAGAATTTAG
- a CDS encoding inorganic diphosphatase — protein MMTNPWHSVSPGSEVPHIVNAIIEIPKGCRAKYELDKESGLLKLDRVLYSSVYYPANYGFIPQSYCDDHDPLDILVLSQVECVPMCIIEAKVIGVMQMVDGGEADDKIIAVAANDMSVNHINDISELPPHFIDEMRHFFEEYKRLEKKSVTVEEFQNKEKAEQIIIKSFEDYRKIFKQS, from the coding sequence ATGATGACAAATCCCTGGCATAGTGTGAGCCCTGGTTCTGAGGTGCCGCATATTGTAAACGCAATTATTGAGATTCCAAAGGGATGCCGTGCCAAATATGAACTGGATAAAGAAAGTGGTTTGCTGAAGCTGGACCGCGTATTATATTCTTCTGTATATTATCCTGCCAATTATGGTTTTATTCCTCAGTCCTACTGCGATGACCACGATCCACTGGACATCCTGGTGCTGTCTCAGGTAGAATGTGTTCCTATGTGTATCATCGAAGCGAAAGTAATCGGTGTGATGCAGATGGTAGACGGCGGAGAAGCCGATGATAAAATCATCGCTGTGGCTGCCAACGATATGAGCGTAAACCACATCAATGATATCTCTGAACTGCCTCCTCACTTTATTGATGAGATGAGACACTTCTTTGAGGAATACAAAAGACTCGAAAAGAAATCTGTAACAGTAGAAGAGTTCCAGAACAAGGAAAAAGCTGAGCAGATTATCATCAAGAGCTTTGAGGATTATCGTAAGATCTTTAAACAAAGCTAA
- a CDS encoding PhoH family protein codes for MTESIINLDSINPIEFFGVNNGKLDLLKKKFPLLKILSRGTQLKLSGSPEEVATAEEKISQIVKYLERNGNLTENYFEQILGDEEGTRVDHFSDRNPNEVLVFGPNARTVRARTANQKKMVALADKNDIVFAIGPAGTGKTYTAVALAVRALKNKAVKKIILTRPAVEAGESLGFLPGDLKEKIDPYLRPLYDALDDMIPAEKLSYYMTNRIIEIAPLAYMRGRTLDNSFIILDEAQNATDLQLKMFLTRIGASAKAIITGDLTQIDLPKNQKSGLEKASRILRNIDGIGSVQLDEEDVVRHRLVKAIIRAYEADKEKD; via the coding sequence TTGACTGAATCCATTATTAATTTAGATAGTATTAATCCCATTGAGTTTTTCGGAGTAAACAACGGAAAACTGGATTTGCTGAAGAAAAAATTCCCGCTGCTGAAGATCCTGTCCAGGGGTACCCAGTTAAAATTAAGTGGGTCACCGGAAGAAGTGGCCACAGCGGAGGAAAAAATCAGTCAAATCGTAAAATACCTGGAGCGCAACGGGAATCTGACGGAGAACTACTTTGAGCAGATCCTGGGTGATGAAGAAGGTACGCGGGTGGATCATTTCAGTGACCGCAATCCCAATGAGGTACTGGTTTTTGGTCCTAATGCCCGTACAGTACGGGCCCGCACTGCCAACCAGAAAAAAATGGTAGCGCTGGCGGACAAGAATGACATTGTATTTGCTATCGGTCCTGCGGGTACAGGTAAAACCTATACGGCGGTAGCGCTGGCGGTACGTGCATTAAAAAACAAAGCTGTTAAGAAAATCATCCTTACCCGTCCGGCGGTGGAAGCAGGTGAAAGCCTTGGATTCCTGCCGGGGGATCTGAAAGAGAAGATCGATCCATATCTGCGGCCATTGTACGATGCGCTCGACGATATGATCCCTGCAGAGAAGCTGAGCTACTACATGACCAACCGTATCATTGAAATAGCGCCGCTGGCTTATATGCGTGGCCGTACGCTGGATAATTCCTTTATTATCCTGGACGAAGCGCAAAATGCCACCGACCTGCAACTCAAGATGTTCCTCACCCGTATCGGCGCATCTGCCAAAGCCATTATCACTGGCGACCTTACCCAGATTGACCTGCCAAAGAACCAGAAATCGGGCCTTGAAAAAGCCTCCCGTATCCTGCGTAATATCGATGGTATCGGGTCAGTACAACTGGATGAGGAAGACGTAGTGCGTCACAGGCTGGTAAAAGCCATTATACGGGCCTACGAAGCGGACAAGGAAAAAGATTAA